In Amphiprion ocellaris isolate individual 3 ecotype Okinawa chromosome 3, ASM2253959v1, whole genome shotgun sequence, one genomic interval encodes:
- the chd2 gene encoding chromodomain-helicase-DNA-binding protein 2 isoform X1 gives MMKNKSKKQEDEGSAQSNASSNSASEESNRSASESGSQSESEHGSERRRSHNSESNSSSESESHSESGSESTGSKSQQTTAEVKDKPVRKKERLADVKKMWEEHPDVYGVRRSNRSRQEPARLNIGAGGSSESESESPKRKTSRAKKKENIWKDDDSNDEEEEDEEEEEASDSTDSEQEEKKVRSRRLPARRPQSKSSTVKKQLSQKGRKSRRQESSVEEDDEDDDDDDDDEEDTPKRQTRRRGATKVKSYKEDQHDFETDSDDLIEMTGDAGEEQQDDDSETIEKVMDTRTGKKGATGATTTVYAVEENGDPSEGFDPENDEGETQYLIKWKGWSYIHNTWESMDSLTQQKVKGLKKLDNFKKKNDELNSWLRKASPEDVEFHNCQQELTADLNKQFQIVERIIATKTGKTPGSSDFPSHSHKTPSSNEPEYLCKWMGLPYSECSWEDGALVRKKFQHCIDSFTNRNSSKTVPSKECKVLKQRPRFVALKKQPSYIGDENLQLRDYQLDGLNWLAHSWCRCNSVILADEMGLGKTIQTISFLSYLFHQHQLYGPFLLVVPLSTLTSWQREFDTWAPDMNVVVYLGDVMSRKTIRDYEWVNHQTKRIRFNALLTTYEILLKDKGVLGNINWAFLGVDEAHRLKNDDSLLYKTLMEFRSNHRLLITGTPLQNSLKELWSLLHFLMPDKFHSWEDFEDEHGKGRDNGYQSLHKVLEPFLLRRVKKDVEKSLPAKVEQILRVDMTAQQKQFYKWILTRNYKALAKGTRGSSSGFLNIVMELKKCCNHSFLIKQPEDGDAETQQEHLQGLVRGGGKLVLLDKLLTRLRERGNRVLIFSQMVRMLDILAEYLAKKRYPFQRLDGSIRGEIRKQALDHFNAEGSEDFCFLLSTRAGGLGINLASADTVVIFDSDWNPQNDLQAQARAHRIGQKKQVNIYRLVTKGTVEEDIIERAKKKMVLDHLVIQRMDTTGRTVLDSNSGTTNSNPFNKEELTAILKFGAEELFKEAEGEESEPQEMDIDEILRLAETRESDQGSSATDELLSQFKVANFSSMEETAPEFEEKPIREWDDIIPEEQRRKIEEEEKQREMEDIFMLPRSRSSNKRAQANDSDSDVGSKLKHRSSGSESETDDSDDDKKPKKRGRPRARKNNVEGFTDAEIRRFIKAYKKFGSPLERLEAIARDSELVDKSIADLKRLGELIHTSCVAAVQEHEENLKENPVEAKGPGKRRGINIKISGVQVNAKTIIQHEEEFEPLHKAVPSNPAERNKFKLTCRVKVAHFDVDWDLQDDIQLLLGIYEHGFSNWDLIKTDPDLKLADKILPDDPSKKPQAKQLQARAEYLLKLLKKEQDSADLSKTGEEVKVKKRKPRVKKENKILKDEQGNDISSPRLSDNPSEEGEVKQDDGTEKSPVKKRQKKKDNKENKEKQGTPKKEKDGDKEKKGSKPRKEKAKGAKGKKPQGPVHITAGSEPVPIEGKEDDELDQETFSICKERMRPVKKALKQLDKPDEGLSDQEQLQHTRTCLLKIGDRITECLKAYSDPEHVKIWRRNLWIFVSKFTEFGARKLHKLYKMAQKKRSHEEEKEQKKKEDATGRVKSFRPEPSGSSRDSLGTQPSSKPGSHPNQPGLHGHHREPYNAASKRHFGNDARGDWQRDRKYNYPGNSNQWQGDRHHPYDPHRYKDHYGDRRPHGDSYRSSGSYRNNSSPRKRPYDQYSNDRDHRGHRPYYERHPDAKRRRPDDFRPNYHQGREGPIQDFRRMPDHRPAGPPGPEHYGRPFHPDKPPPLLDPRSPQTQKSPQDSRSPLERPVEPNTTADPNWNNRKT, from the exons ATGATgaagaataaaagcaaaaaacaagagGATGAAGGATCGGCTCAGAGCAATGCATCAAG CAATTCAGCCTCAGAAGAATCCAACCGCTCTGCATCGGAGTCGGGAAGTCAGTCCGAGAGCGAGCATGGCAGTGAGAGGAGGCGATCCCACAACTCAGAGTCAAACAGCTCCTCAGAGTCAGAGAGTCACTCAGAGTCAGGGAGCGAGTCTACAGGGTCCAAGTCACAGCAAACCACAGCAGAGGTCAAAGACAAGCCAGTTAGAAAGAAGGAGCGCCTGGCGGATGTGAAGAAG ATGTGGGAGGAACATCCAGATGTTTATGGTGTTAGGAGGTCAAATCGCAGCAGACAGGAGCCGGCTCGTTTGAACATTGGAGCTGGG GGTAGCAGTGAATCGGAGAGCGAGAGtcctaaaagaaaaacatcacgAGCTAAGAAAAAGGA AAATATCTGGAAAGATGATGACTCaaatgatgaagaggaggaggatgaggaggaggaggaggcttcCGACAGTACAGACAGTgagcaggaagagaaaaaagttaGATCCAGACGACTTCCTGCTAGAAG ACCTCAGAGCAAATCATCAACAGTCAAAAAGCAGCTTTCTCAAAAAGGAAGAAAGTCCAGGAGACAGGAGTCATCGGTAGAAGAAGATGAcgaggatgatgatgacgacgacGACGATGAGGAAGACACTCCGAAGAGGCAGACCCGAAGAAGAGGTGCCACAAAAGTCAAAAG TTATAAAGAGGACCAACATGACTTTGAAACGGACTCTGATGACCTGATTGAAATGACGGGGGACGCTGGtgaggagcagcaggatgaTGACAGCGAGACCATCGAGAAAGTCATGGACACCAGAACAGGCAAAAAAGGAG CTACTGGTGCTACCACTACTGTGTACGCTGTGGAAGAAAACGGGGACCCTTCCGAAGGTTTTGACCCTGAGAACGATGAAGGGGAGACTCAGTATCTGATCAAGTGGAAGGGCTGGTCTTACATCCACAACACCTGGGAGAGCATGGACTCTCTGACGCAGCAAAAGGTCAAGGGACTAAAGAAACTGGACaacttcaaaaagaaaaatgacgaGCTGAATTCATG GTTGAGGAAGGCGTCACCTGAGGATGTAGAATTCCATAATTGTCAACAGGAGCTCACTGCTGACTTGAACAAACAGTTTCAGATTGTGGAGCGTATCATCG caacaaaaacaggaaagacACCAGGATCCTCTGACTTCCCCT CTCATAGTCATAAGACTCCATCCTCCAATGAACCTGAGTACCTATGCAAGTGGATGGGTTTACCCTACTCAGAGTGCAGCTGGGAAGACGGAGCTTTGGTCAGAAAGAAGTTCCAGCACTGCATAGACAGCTTCACGAACCGTAACTCCAGTAAAACTGTCCCCTCTAAAGAGTGCAAG GTCTTAAAGCAAAGGCCCAGGTTTGTGGCACTGAAGAAACAACCATCATATATTGGTGATGAGAATCTACAACTGAGAGATTATCAGCTGGATGGGTTGAACTGGCTGGCTCACTCCTGGTGCAG GTGCAATAGTGTAATCCTGGCTGATGAGATGGGACTGGGAAAGACCATCCAGACAATCTCCTTCCTGTCTTACCTCTTCCACCAACATCAGCTCTATGGGCCCTTTTTACTGGTGGTGCCTCTGTCCACACTCACCTCCTGGCAGAGGGAGTTTGACACCTGGGCCCCAGACATGAATGTGGTGGTCTATCTTGGTGACGTCATGAGCAGGAAAACA ATCCGTGACTACGAGTGGGTGAACCATCAAACCAAAAGAATCCGTTTCAATGCACTACTAACCACTTATGAGATTCTACTTAAAGACAAG GGTGTGCTGGGAAACATTAACTGGGCGTTCCTGGGTGTGGATGAAGCTCACAGGCTGAAGAATGATGACTCCCTGCTGTATAAAACATTAATGGAGTTCAGATCTAATCATAGACTTCTCATTACCGGCACTCCGCTGCAGAACTCCCTCAAAGAGCTCTGGTCACTGTTACACTTCCTCATGCCTGACAA GTTTCATTCCTGGGAGGATTTTGAGGATGAACACGGGAAAGGAAGGGATAATGGTTATCAGAGTCTTCACAAAGTCCTTGAGCCTTTCCTGCTCCGACGTGTCAAGAAAGATGTGGAAAAATCGCTCCCAGCCAAGGTGGAACAAATCCTCCGTGTAGACATGACCGCACAGCAGAAGCAGTTTTACAA GTGGATTTTAACGAGGAATTACAAAGCTCTCGCCAAGGGCACCCGAGGCAGCTCTTCCGGCTTCCTGAACATCGTAATGGAGCTTAAAAAGTGCTGCAACCATAGTTTCCTTATTAAACAGCCTGAGGACGGTGACGCTGAAACACAACAGGAACACCTGCAG ggGTTAGTGAGAGGTGGTGGGAAGCTGGTTCTGCTGGACAAGCTGCTGACCAGACTGAGAGAAAGAGGCAACAGGGTCCTGATCTTCTCCCAGATGGTCAGGATGTTGGACATTCTGGCTGAATACCTCGCCAAGAAACGATACCCATTCCAG CGGTTGGACGGTTCCATAAGGGGAGAAATCCGAAAGCAAGCACTTGACCACTTTAATGCAGAAGGCTCAGAG GACTTCTGCTTCCTGTTATCCACCAGAGCAGGAGGTTTAGGTATTAACTTGGCCTCAGCAGACACTGTAGTCATCTTCGACTCTGACTGGAACCCTCAAAATGACTTGCAGGCACAAGCGAGGGCCCACAGGATCGGCCAAAAGAAGCAG GTAAATATATACCGACTTGTCACCAAAGGAACAGTCGAGGAGGACATCATTGAGAGGGCGAAGAAGAAGATGGTTTTGGACCATCTTGTCATTCAGAGAATGGACACCACTGGTCGAACTGTTCTGGACAGCAACTCAGGAACCACAAA ttcaaaCCCGTTCAATAAAGAAGAACTCACTGCTATTCTCAAGTTTGGTGCAGAAGAGCTTTTCAAAGAGGCAGAAGGGGAGGAGTCTGAACCACAG GAGATGGATATTGATGAGATCTTGAGATTGGCTGAAACAAGAGAAAGCGATCAAGGCTCAAGTGCTACAGATGAACTTCTGTCACAGTTTAAG GTGGCCAATTTCTCCAGTATGGAAGAGACCGCTCCAGAGTTTGAGGAGAAACCGATCCGGGAATGGGATGATATCATTCCTGAGGAGCAGCGCCGCAAaattgaggaggaggagaagcagcgGGAGATGGAGGACATCTTCATGCTGCCCAGAAGCAGGAGTTCTAACAAGCGA GCTCAGGCCAATGATAGTGACAGTGACGTAGGTTCCAAACTGAAGCACCGATCCTCAGGCTCTGAAAGTGAGACTGATGATAGCGATGATGACAAGAAGCCAAAGAAGAGAGGCAGACCTAGAGCTCGCAAAAACAACGTGGAGGGTTTCACTGATGCCGAGATCCGCAG GTTCATCAAGGCATACAAGAAATTTGGGTCTCCACTTGAAAG GTTGGAGGCCATTGCCCGAGACTCTGAGCTGGTGGACAAATCCATAGCAGACCTGAAGAGGCTTGGTGAACTGATTCATACCAGCTGTGTCGCTGCGGTGCAGGAGCACGAAGAAAACCTGAAAGAAAACCCAGTTGAAG CCAAAGGTCCTGGGAAACGGCGAGGAATAAATATCAAGATCTCAGGAGTGCAGGTCAATGCCAAGACCATCATCCAGCATGAGGAAGAGTTTGAACCGCTGCACAAAGCGGTGCCCTCCAACCCTGCTGAGAGAAATAA ATTCAAGCTGACGTGCAGAGTGAAAGTAGCTCACTTTGATGTTGACTGGGATCTGCAGGATGACATTCAGCTTCTGCTTGGCATCTATGAGCACGGCTTCAGCAACTGGGATCTGATCAAGACGGATCCTGACCTGAAGCTCGCTGATAAG ATTCTTCCAGATGACCCAAGCAAGAAACCTCAGGCCAAGCAGTTGCAGGCAAGAGCCGAATATCTACTCAAGCTGcttaaaaaagaacaagacaGCGCAGATCTGTCGAAAACAGGGGAGGAG GTCAAAGTGAAAAAGAGGAAGCCTCGAGTGAAAAAGGAGAATAAGATTCTCAAAGATGAGCAGGGAAACGACATCTCCTCCCCCCGCCTGTCGGACAATCCGTCAGAAGAGGGCGAGGTCAAG CAGGATGATGGAACAGAAAAGTCCCCTGTCaagaagagacaaaagaaaaaggataacaaagaaaacaaagaaaagcagggaACTCCTAAAAAGGAGAAGGACGGGGACAAAGAGAAGAAGGGGTCCAAGCCCAGAAAAGAAAAG gcTAAAGGAGCCAAAGGGAAGAAGCCTCAAGGTCCGGTTCACATTACTGCTGGGTCTGAACCTGTTCCCATTGAAGGAAAGGAGGATGACGAACTTGACCAGGAGACTTTCAGTATT TGTAAGGAGCGCATGAGGCCGGTGAAAAAGGCGCTGAAGCAGCTGGACAAACCGGACGAGGGTCTTTCCGACCAGGAGCAGCTCCAGCACACTCGCACATGCCTGCTGAAGATTGGAGACCGAATCACAGAGTGCCTTAAAGCTTACAGTGACCCCGAACATGTTAAAATATGGCGAAG aaaCCTCTGGATATTTGTGTCGAAGTTTACAGAGTTTGGTGCAAGGAAGCTTCACAAGCTttacaaaatggcacaaaagaaGCGATCACATGAGGAAGAG aaggagcagaagaagaaggaggatgCCACAGGGAGAGTAAAATCATTCAGACCAGAACCCTCTGGTTCCAGTCGAGACTCGCTGGGTACTCAGCCATCCTCCAAACCTGGATCTCACCCGAATCAGCCAGGACTCCACGGACACCACAGAGAACCCTACAATGCAGCTAGCAAGCGGCACTTTGGCAATGATG ctcgAGGAGACTGGCAGAGAGACCGTAAATACAACTATCCAGGTAACAGCAACCAGTGGCAGGGAGACCGGCATCATCCGTACGACCCTCATCGCTACAAGGATCACTATGGTGACCGACGTCCTCATGGAGACTCGTATCGCAGCTCAGGCAGTTACCGCAACAACAGCTCTCCTCGAAAAAGGCCGTATGACCAGTACAGCAACGACCGGGACCACAGGGGTCATCGACCCTACTATGAGCG GCATCCGGACGCCAAAAGAAGACGTCCTGATGATTTCCGTCCCAACTACCACCAGGGAAGAGAAGGCCCTATCCAGGACTTCAGGAGGATGCCGGACCACAGACCAGCAGGTCCACCGGGGCCCGAGCACTACGGCCGGCCCTTCCACCCCGACAAACCGCCCCCGCTGTTGGACCCCCGCTCCCCGCAGACTCAGAAGTCTCCCCAGGACTCCCGCTCTCCCCTGGAGCGACCCGTAGAGCCCAACACCACGGCAGACCCAAACtggaacaacagaaaaacataa
- the chd2 gene encoding chromodomain-helicase-DNA-binding protein 2 isoform X3 has product MMKNKSKKQEDEGSAQSNASSNSASEESNRSASESGSQSESEHGSERRRSHNSESNSSSESESHSESGSESTGSKSQQTTAEVKDKPVRKKERLADVKKMWEEHPDVYGVRRSNRSRQEPARLNIGAGGSSESESESPKRKTSRAKKKEPQSKSSTVKKQLSQKGRKSRRQESSVEEDDEDDDDDDDDEEDTPKRQTRRRGATKVKSYKEDQHDFETDSDDLIEMTGDAGEEQQDDDSETIEKVMDTRTGKKGATGATTTVYAVEENGDPSEGFDPENDEGETQYLIKWKGWSYIHNTWESMDSLTQQKVKGLKKLDNFKKKNDELNSWLRKASPEDVEFHNCQQELTADLNKQFQIVERIIATKTGKTPGSSDFPSHSHKTPSSNEPEYLCKWMGLPYSECSWEDGALVRKKFQHCIDSFTNRNSSKTVPSKECKVLKQRPRFVALKKQPSYIGDENLQLRDYQLDGLNWLAHSWCRCNSVILADEMGLGKTIQTISFLSYLFHQHQLYGPFLLVVPLSTLTSWQREFDTWAPDMNVVVYLGDVMSRKTIRDYEWVNHQTKRIRFNALLTTYEILLKDKGVLGNINWAFLGVDEAHRLKNDDSLLYKTLMEFRSNHRLLITGTPLQNSLKELWSLLHFLMPDKFHSWEDFEDEHGKGRDNGYQSLHKVLEPFLLRRVKKDVEKSLPAKVEQILRVDMTAQQKQFYKWILTRNYKALAKGTRGSSSGFLNIVMELKKCCNHSFLIKQPEDGDAETQQEHLQGLVRGGGKLVLLDKLLTRLRERGNRVLIFSQMVRMLDILAEYLAKKRYPFQRLDGSIRGEIRKQALDHFNAEGSEDFCFLLSTRAGGLGINLASADTVVIFDSDWNPQNDLQAQARAHRIGQKKQVNIYRLVTKGTVEEDIIERAKKKMVLDHLVIQRMDTTGRTVLDSNSGTTNSNPFNKEELTAILKFGAEELFKEAEGEESEPQEMDIDEILRLAETRESDQGSSATDELLSQFKVANFSSMEETAPEFEEKPIREWDDIIPEEQRRKIEEEEKQREMEDIFMLPRSRSSNKRAQANDSDSDVGSKLKHRSSGSESETDDSDDDKKPKKRGRPRARKNNVEGFTDAEIRRFIKAYKKFGSPLERLEAIARDSELVDKSIADLKRLGELIHTSCVAAVQEHEENLKENPVEAKGPGKRRGINIKISGVQVNAKTIIQHEEEFEPLHKAVPSNPAERNKFKLTCRVKVAHFDVDWDLQDDIQLLLGIYEHGFSNWDLIKTDPDLKLADKILPDDPSKKPQAKQLQARAEYLLKLLKKEQDSADLSKTGEEVKVKKRKPRVKKENKILKDEQGNDISSPRLSDNPSEEGEVKQDDGTEKSPVKKRQKKKDNKENKEKQGTPKKEKDGDKEKKGSKPRKEKAKGAKGKKPQGPVHITAGSEPVPIEGKEDDELDQETFSICKERMRPVKKALKQLDKPDEGLSDQEQLQHTRTCLLKIGDRITECLKAYSDPEHVKIWRRNLWIFVSKFTEFGARKLHKLYKMAQKKRSHEEEKEQKKKEDATGRVKSFRPEPSGSSRDSLGTQPSSKPGSHPNQPGLHGHHREPYNAASKRHFGNDARGDWQRDRKYNYPGNSNQWQGDRHHPYDPHRYKDHYGDRRPHGDSYRSSGSYRNNSSPRKRPYDQYSNDRDHRGHRPYYERHPDAKRRRPDDFRPNYHQGREGPIQDFRRMPDHRPAGPPGPEHYGRPFHPDKPPPLLDPRSPQTQKSPQDSRSPLERPVEPNTTADPNWNNRKT; this is encoded by the exons ATGATgaagaataaaagcaaaaaacaagagGATGAAGGATCGGCTCAGAGCAATGCATCAAG CAATTCAGCCTCAGAAGAATCCAACCGCTCTGCATCGGAGTCGGGAAGTCAGTCCGAGAGCGAGCATGGCAGTGAGAGGAGGCGATCCCACAACTCAGAGTCAAACAGCTCCTCAGAGTCAGAGAGTCACTCAGAGTCAGGGAGCGAGTCTACAGGGTCCAAGTCACAGCAAACCACAGCAGAGGTCAAAGACAAGCCAGTTAGAAAGAAGGAGCGCCTGGCGGATGTGAAGAAG ATGTGGGAGGAACATCCAGATGTTTATGGTGTTAGGAGGTCAAATCGCAGCAGACAGGAGCCGGCTCGTTTGAACATTGGAGCTGGG GGTAGCAGTGAATCGGAGAGCGAGAGtcctaaaagaaaaacatcacgAGCTAAGAAAAAGGA ACCTCAGAGCAAATCATCAACAGTCAAAAAGCAGCTTTCTCAAAAAGGAAGAAAGTCCAGGAGACAGGAGTCATCGGTAGAAGAAGATGAcgaggatgatgatgacgacgacGACGATGAGGAAGACACTCCGAAGAGGCAGACCCGAAGAAGAGGTGCCACAAAAGTCAAAAG TTATAAAGAGGACCAACATGACTTTGAAACGGACTCTGATGACCTGATTGAAATGACGGGGGACGCTGGtgaggagcagcaggatgaTGACAGCGAGACCATCGAGAAAGTCATGGACACCAGAACAGGCAAAAAAGGAG CTACTGGTGCTACCACTACTGTGTACGCTGTGGAAGAAAACGGGGACCCTTCCGAAGGTTTTGACCCTGAGAACGATGAAGGGGAGACTCAGTATCTGATCAAGTGGAAGGGCTGGTCTTACATCCACAACACCTGGGAGAGCATGGACTCTCTGACGCAGCAAAAGGTCAAGGGACTAAAGAAACTGGACaacttcaaaaagaaaaatgacgaGCTGAATTCATG GTTGAGGAAGGCGTCACCTGAGGATGTAGAATTCCATAATTGTCAACAGGAGCTCACTGCTGACTTGAACAAACAGTTTCAGATTGTGGAGCGTATCATCG caacaaaaacaggaaagacACCAGGATCCTCTGACTTCCCCT CTCATAGTCATAAGACTCCATCCTCCAATGAACCTGAGTACCTATGCAAGTGGATGGGTTTACCCTACTCAGAGTGCAGCTGGGAAGACGGAGCTTTGGTCAGAAAGAAGTTCCAGCACTGCATAGACAGCTTCACGAACCGTAACTCCAGTAAAACTGTCCCCTCTAAAGAGTGCAAG GTCTTAAAGCAAAGGCCCAGGTTTGTGGCACTGAAGAAACAACCATCATATATTGGTGATGAGAATCTACAACTGAGAGATTATCAGCTGGATGGGTTGAACTGGCTGGCTCACTCCTGGTGCAG GTGCAATAGTGTAATCCTGGCTGATGAGATGGGACTGGGAAAGACCATCCAGACAATCTCCTTCCTGTCTTACCTCTTCCACCAACATCAGCTCTATGGGCCCTTTTTACTGGTGGTGCCTCTGTCCACACTCACCTCCTGGCAGAGGGAGTTTGACACCTGGGCCCCAGACATGAATGTGGTGGTCTATCTTGGTGACGTCATGAGCAGGAAAACA ATCCGTGACTACGAGTGGGTGAACCATCAAACCAAAAGAATCCGTTTCAATGCACTACTAACCACTTATGAGATTCTACTTAAAGACAAG GGTGTGCTGGGAAACATTAACTGGGCGTTCCTGGGTGTGGATGAAGCTCACAGGCTGAAGAATGATGACTCCCTGCTGTATAAAACATTAATGGAGTTCAGATCTAATCATAGACTTCTCATTACCGGCACTCCGCTGCAGAACTCCCTCAAAGAGCTCTGGTCACTGTTACACTTCCTCATGCCTGACAA GTTTCATTCCTGGGAGGATTTTGAGGATGAACACGGGAAAGGAAGGGATAATGGTTATCAGAGTCTTCACAAAGTCCTTGAGCCTTTCCTGCTCCGACGTGTCAAGAAAGATGTGGAAAAATCGCTCCCAGCCAAGGTGGAACAAATCCTCCGTGTAGACATGACCGCACAGCAGAAGCAGTTTTACAA GTGGATTTTAACGAGGAATTACAAAGCTCTCGCCAAGGGCACCCGAGGCAGCTCTTCCGGCTTCCTGAACATCGTAATGGAGCTTAAAAAGTGCTGCAACCATAGTTTCCTTATTAAACAGCCTGAGGACGGTGACGCTGAAACACAACAGGAACACCTGCAG ggGTTAGTGAGAGGTGGTGGGAAGCTGGTTCTGCTGGACAAGCTGCTGACCAGACTGAGAGAAAGAGGCAACAGGGTCCTGATCTTCTCCCAGATGGTCAGGATGTTGGACATTCTGGCTGAATACCTCGCCAAGAAACGATACCCATTCCAG CGGTTGGACGGTTCCATAAGGGGAGAAATCCGAAAGCAAGCACTTGACCACTTTAATGCAGAAGGCTCAGAG GACTTCTGCTTCCTGTTATCCACCAGAGCAGGAGGTTTAGGTATTAACTTGGCCTCAGCAGACACTGTAGTCATCTTCGACTCTGACTGGAACCCTCAAAATGACTTGCAGGCACAAGCGAGGGCCCACAGGATCGGCCAAAAGAAGCAG GTAAATATATACCGACTTGTCACCAAAGGAACAGTCGAGGAGGACATCATTGAGAGGGCGAAGAAGAAGATGGTTTTGGACCATCTTGTCATTCAGAGAATGGACACCACTGGTCGAACTGTTCTGGACAGCAACTCAGGAACCACAAA ttcaaaCCCGTTCAATAAAGAAGAACTCACTGCTATTCTCAAGTTTGGTGCAGAAGAGCTTTTCAAAGAGGCAGAAGGGGAGGAGTCTGAACCACAG GAGATGGATATTGATGAGATCTTGAGATTGGCTGAAACAAGAGAAAGCGATCAAGGCTCAAGTGCTACAGATGAACTTCTGTCACAGTTTAAG GTGGCCAATTTCTCCAGTATGGAAGAGACCGCTCCAGAGTTTGAGGAGAAACCGATCCGGGAATGGGATGATATCATTCCTGAGGAGCAGCGCCGCAAaattgaggaggaggagaagcagcgGGAGATGGAGGACATCTTCATGCTGCCCAGAAGCAGGAGTTCTAACAAGCGA GCTCAGGCCAATGATAGTGACAGTGACGTAGGTTCCAAACTGAAGCACCGATCCTCAGGCTCTGAAAGTGAGACTGATGATAGCGATGATGACAAGAAGCCAAAGAAGAGAGGCAGACCTAGAGCTCGCAAAAACAACGTGGAGGGTTTCACTGATGCCGAGATCCGCAG GTTCATCAAGGCATACAAGAAATTTGGGTCTCCACTTGAAAG GTTGGAGGCCATTGCCCGAGACTCTGAGCTGGTGGACAAATCCATAGCAGACCTGAAGAGGCTTGGTGAACTGATTCATACCAGCTGTGTCGCTGCGGTGCAGGAGCACGAAGAAAACCTGAAAGAAAACCCAGTTGAAG CCAAAGGTCCTGGGAAACGGCGAGGAATAAATATCAAGATCTCAGGAGTGCAGGTCAATGCCAAGACCATCATCCAGCATGAGGAAGAGTTTGAACCGCTGCACAAAGCGGTGCCCTCCAACCCTGCTGAGAGAAATAA ATTCAAGCTGACGTGCAGAGTGAAAGTAGCTCACTTTGATGTTGACTGGGATCTGCAGGATGACATTCAGCTTCTGCTTGGCATCTATGAGCACGGCTTCAGCAACTGGGATCTGATCAAGACGGATCCTGACCTGAAGCTCGCTGATAAG ATTCTTCCAGATGACCCAAGCAAGAAACCTCAGGCCAAGCAGTTGCAGGCAAGAGCCGAATATCTACTCAAGCTGcttaaaaaagaacaagacaGCGCAGATCTGTCGAAAACAGGGGAGGAG GTCAAAGTGAAAAAGAGGAAGCCTCGAGTGAAAAAGGAGAATAAGATTCTCAAAGATGAGCAGGGAAACGACATCTCCTCCCCCCGCCTGTCGGACAATCCGTCAGAAGAGGGCGAGGTCAAG CAGGATGATGGAACAGAAAAGTCCCCTGTCaagaagagacaaaagaaaaaggataacaaagaaaacaaagaaaagcagggaACTCCTAAAAAGGAGAAGGACGGGGACAAAGAGAAGAAGGGGTCCAAGCCCAGAAAAGAAAAG gcTAAAGGAGCCAAAGGGAAGAAGCCTCAAGGTCCGGTTCACATTACTGCTGGGTCTGAACCTGTTCCCATTGAAGGAAAGGAGGATGACGAACTTGACCAGGAGACTTTCAGTATT TGTAAGGAGCGCATGAGGCCGGTGAAAAAGGCGCTGAAGCAGCTGGACAAACCGGACGAGGGTCTTTCCGACCAGGAGCAGCTCCAGCACACTCGCACATGCCTGCTGAAGATTGGAGACCGAATCACAGAGTGCCTTAAAGCTTACAGTGACCCCGAACATGTTAAAATATGGCGAAG aaaCCTCTGGATATTTGTGTCGAAGTTTACAGAGTTTGGTGCAAGGAAGCTTCACAAGCTttacaaaatggcacaaaagaaGCGATCACATGAGGAAGAG aaggagcagaagaagaaggaggatgCCACAGGGAGAGTAAAATCATTCAGACCAGAACCCTCTGGTTCCAGTCGAGACTCGCTGGGTACTCAGCCATCCTCCAAACCTGGATCTCACCCGAATCAGCCAGGACTCCACGGACACCACAGAGAACCCTACAATGCAGCTAGCAAGCGGCACTTTGGCAATGATG ctcgAGGAGACTGGCAGAGAGACCGTAAATACAACTATCCAGGTAACAGCAACCAGTGGCAGGGAGACCGGCATCATCCGTACGACCCTCATCGCTACAAGGATCACTATGGTGACCGACGTCCTCATGGAGACTCGTATCGCAGCTCAGGCAGTTACCGCAACAACAGCTCTCCTCGAAAAAGGCCGTATGACCAGTACAGCAACGACCGGGACCACAGGGGTCATCGACCCTACTATGAGCG GCATCCGGACGCCAAAAGAAGACGTCCTGATGATTTCCGTCCCAACTACCACCAGGGAAGAGAAGGCCCTATCCAGGACTTCAGGAGGATGCCGGACCACAGACCAGCAGGTCCACCGGGGCCCGAGCACTACGGCCGGCCCTTCCACCCCGACAAACCGCCCCCGCTGTTGGACCCCCGCTCCCCGCAGACTCAGAAGTCTCCCCAGGACTCCCGCTCTCCCCTGGAGCGACCCGTAGAGCCCAACACCACGGCAGACCCAAACtggaacaacagaaaaacataa